The genome window TGATATCCAACGGATCGTGGGTATTCTGGCCACCGGTTTCACCCTGTTTACCCTGCTGGCCCAAGGTACGACGCTGCGTTGGATCATTGGGCGGCTGGGCTTGGATCAGCTTTCCCCCATCGACCACGCGCTGTCGCGGCAGGTGATCGCTGTTGCCCTACAGACCGTGCGCGAGGACGTGGCCCAAACGACCGAAAACTACGATCTGAACCGCGATATCGTGCGGTCTGAGGCCAAGCGCTTTGGCGAGCGGTTAGAGACGGCGGTGAAGACTGCCGAAGAGGCGACCGACATCCTTGACCGGGACCGCATCGCACTTGGCCTGATCGCGCTGGCGGGCCATGAGCGCGACACGATCCTTGCCCGCGTGCGGGAGCGGACGATCTCGGCCCGGATGGCCGATCTGGTGCTCTCTGACGCTGACCGGCTGATCGAAGGGGCGCGGACCCAAGGCCGCAGTGGCTATCAACGTGCGGCGCGGCGCAGTGTGGCCTATGGGCGCACTTTCCGCGCAGCGGCGGTTCTGCACGGACGCTATGGTGTGTCTGGCCCATTGGCGCGGATGACGGCGGACCGCTTTGAGATGTTGCTGTCGCAGCGGTTGATCTTGCGCGACTTGGGGACATTCATCGACGGGCGCATTCGCCGTATTCATGGGCGCCGGGTGGCGGAACTGCTGCACGATCTGCTGGCGCGCCGCATCGAAGGGATTGAAACCGCTCTGGAAGGTTTGCGGCTACAGTACCCCGGTTACGCCGAGGAATTGGAACGCCGTTTCATTCGCCGGACCGCGCTGCGTTTGGAAGAGCGTGAATATACGTTGATGCGCGAAGACGGGCTGTTCGGGGCCGAAGTCTATACCGCACTCATGCAGGAATTGACGACACGGCGCATGGCAGCGGAAGGTCGACCGGGGCTGGATCTCGCCGTGCGGCGCGGGGCGCTTATTGAGCAGTTTCCTCTGTTTAAAGATCTGGGGGATGCCGCGCTAAAGCGGCTGAGCCGGACGCTCAAAACCCGCTATGTCGATATTGGCGATGTGGTTTTGCACAAGGATAGCCCTGCGAGCAGCGTTTTCTTCATCGCTTCGGGCGCGGTTGAGTTAGAAAGCGCGGGACAAACTTGGCGTTTGGGGCGCGGGGAAATGTTTGGGCAGATGGCGATCCTGACCAACCGTGTACGTCGGGTGGATGTCCGGGCCATCGCACCCACGACCCTACTGGTGCTGGACGAAGACCGCTTCCGACGCCTGCTTGAACGGAGCGCCGCGCTGCGAGACGCCGTGCGGGCCAGTGCGGAAAAACGGGGGATCGATCCGGTGGATTTGGTGGCCGGTGACGGTAAGATTTGAGCGGTGAGGCGGGGGTAAACGTTGACGTTGCGGCTGGGGCCGATGTTGCGCAGCGGTATTTAAGAAAGGATGAAATGAGGGGGAGGGGCGTTTTTTGGCTGTGTAGGTGCGGCCAGCTCGGGCAGCCGCACCTTGAGGCTGTGGATCAGTCGTCGTTTGTGATCTCGCCGGTGCTGGCGTCGATCAGCACGTCGCGTTCGCCCGTGGCGTCGGTCAGTTCGACTTCATAGACCATGTGGTCGTCTTCATCGTCGAGCGATAGCTCTTCAACCCGCGTGCCGTCTTGACCTTCGAGTTCGGTCAGCGCTTTCATCAAGGCTTCGCGAGATTCACCGGCGGCGCGTAGCTCATCCTCCTGGAATAGACCACTGAGGAAGCTGGTCAGTTGCTCTTCGGATTGCGAGAGCACCTCGCCCGTAGCGGCATTCACGGTCACTTCGTAGACGGCATCACCGCGGACGAGGTCAATTTCGTAGACCAGCGCATCGCCTTCGGTTTCGATTTCAGCTTCTAGCACGCCGCCGTCGATGCTGCTTTGCGCGGCCTTGATGGCCTGGGACATGCTGATACGGTCTACCTGCGGGGCGGTCTCTTGGGCAAGGAGGGCAGCTGGGGCAAGCAGGAGGGAAGTGGCGATGGCGGTGAACTTGGGGTGCATGGATAACCTCATTGGGTGCATGTTGGTTTTGCCGATCCGCAGATGGTGCGCGGTATCGGCGTTCCGGGTCCAACGCCTGTCGGTCGGGGCTGTTCCATGTAGTTAGAGTGGTGGTGCTAATCTGCGAAGAGATTATCAGTCTGCGCGATCGCGCGGGCCTTATCCTCAGTAACGGTCAAGAAGCGTGCCAATGCTGCGGTATTTGTCTCTGTGTCGGCGTACTCAGACAGGCGGCTATAGTTTTCAAACTGGGCATCACGAATTTGATTGGCTTCGTGCAGCATGTCGCCTCGGATTGGGGGCAGCAGGCGCGTCAGGGTTTCTTGGGACGTCTGCTCTCCGGCCAGCCCGATACGTAGGGCGTGGTCACTCAAGTACCGGTCTGTCAGCTTGCACTCAATCTCAAGCATGCGCACTTGGGCGCGGTCCGAGGCGAAATCATTCAGCAGGTCGAGGTTGGATGTATCCATACAGACGATCAGCCGCTCGCTATCGTAATAGTTATAGAGCATCCGCATCAGCGCGCGCCGGTGGCGGGTGCGTTTTTCCAGCGTGGTTTGGGTGCCGCCAAGATCAGGCAGAGGGGTGTCCTCCTCATTAAACAGAAAGTCGATGCCGGGTAAGTTGGTCACCTGACGCATGCGTTCGAGCACACGTTTGGCCACATGCCATTTCTTTGCGATGACGATCAGCAGTTCGCGTTCGCGACCAAGGCTGGCTTCGGTCTCCCAAAAGCGGGGGGCGAAGCGGCGGCCGATACGGCCCCGCGCGGTGAGAAACTTAAAGAGGTTGCGACCTTCGTTGCTGATCTGAAACTGTACCCCTCGGGCGGAATAGAGCAGGCCGAGGCGGCGTTTGAGGTCCAGCGCTTCGGGGCTGATCTTGCGTGCGAAAAGGTAGTCTTGGCTTAGCAACAAATCGTAGTGGTCGTTGTAGAAGGTCACCGGCATTCCGTAATCGGTAAAGAGCAGGAAGGTCAGGCTGCGGTTGGAGATCTCCGCCTCGGGGACCAGATGGCGCACGAGGGTTTGAAAGAAGGTCTCATCCGGGATCCATGTGCTGCGGAAAAAGCGCATCACGTCGCGGCGTTTGTGGGTGAATTCCATCAGCGCCTCGATGGTGCGGCGGCGCAGGCACCACCATTGGCTGCCGATTTGCACTTGAAGGTCGGCGGGAATTTGGCGGGTGAGGCCAAGGCGTTTCTGAACCTCGAACATCGCGTAGAACCGCTTGCGCTGTGTGCGTTCGTTGAACCAGTGGCGATAGATCAGCCGCTCTTCTTTCCAGCCGGTCTTGATCCAATCACTGTTGAAATAGTCCACGCTTTCGATGAAGTCGGTGTCATTCTCATCAAGAAACTGATGTGCGTATTCGGCGGATTTGATCGCC of Sulfitobacter sp. DSM 110093 contains these proteins:
- a CDS encoding cation:proton antiporter, with protein sequence MDIILVTTIIASLFVVIGLAEPLAARLRLPFSVILAVVGILIGASAIFLLRTDLTDALNPMAAAILGLPIRSNVFLYVFLPTLLFQATLGMNLRRMVDDWVPILVLAVVAVVVATVSIGYALFWFSAIPLAACLLIGAIVSTTDPSAVVSIFRSISAPRRLARIIEGESLLNDAAAIALFGLFMGYVMLGIPDPELGSALAQFPMLIAGGALVGWLGARVSVWVMALFARHELAQQSISVALPYLAYIVAEQSVGASGVIAVVAAGLTLNLTAPGRLPPQALTNLRELWDVLAHWAGALIFILAALLIPRLLEEVRLEDFFLIAVVVIAAILSRAVILFGLLPLLTAAKLSPSVERPYRVAILWGGLRGAVTLALALAVTESVRVPDDIQRIVGILATGFTLFTLLAQGTTLRWIIGRLGLDQLSPIDHALSRQVIAVALQTVREDVAQTTENYDLNRDIVRSEAKRFGERLETAVKTAEEATDILDRDRIALGLIALAGHERDTILARVRERTISARMADLVLSDADRLIEGARTQGRSGYQRAARRSVAYGRTFRAAAVLHGRYGVSGPLARMTADRFEMLLSQRLILRDLGTFIDGRIRRIHGRRVAELLHDLLARRIEGIETALEGLRLQYPGYAEELERRFIRRTALRLEEREYTLMREDGLFGAEVYTALMQELTTRRMAAEGRPGLDLAVRRGALIEQFPLFKDLGDAALKRLSRTLKTRYVDIGDVVLHKDSPASSVFFIASGAVELESAGQTWRLGRGEMFGQMAILTNRVRRVDVRAIAPTTLLVLDEDRFRRLLERSAALRDAVRASAEKRGIDPVDLVAGDGKI
- a CDS encoding PepSY domain-containing protein; translation: MHPKFTAIATSLLLAPAALLAQETAPQVDRISMSQAIKAAQSSIDGGVLEAEIETEGDALVYEIDLVRGDAVYEVTVNAATGEVLSQSEEQLTSFLSGLFQEDELRAAGESREALMKALTELEGQDGTRVEELSLDDEDDHMVYEVELTDATGERDVLIDASTGEITNDD
- a CDS encoding DUF5928 domain-containing protein produces the protein MAKIAYILLCHKDPEAVIRQAERLTAVGDYMAIHFDASASAEDYAQITAALGDNPSVTFPRKRARCGWGEWSLVQATLDTLTAAMECFPRATHFYLMSGDCMAIKSAEYAHQFLDENDTDFIESVDYFNSDWIKTGWKEERLIYRHWFNERTQRKRFYAMFEVQKRLGLTRQIPADLQVQIGSQWWCLRRRTIEALMEFTHKRRDVMRFFRSTWIPDETFFQTLVRHLVPEAEISNRSLTFLLFTDYGMPVTFYNDHYDLLLSQDYLFARKISPEALDLKRRLGLLYSARGVQFQISNEGRNLFKFLTARGRIGRRFAPRFWETEASLGRERELLIVIAKKWHVAKRVLERMRQVTNLPGIDFLFNEEDTPLPDLGGTQTTLEKRTRHRRALMRMLYNYYDSERLIVCMDTSNLDLLNDFASDRAQVRMLEIECKLTDRYLSDHALRIGLAGEQTSQETLTRLLPPIRGDMLHEANQIRDAQFENYSRLSEYADTETNTAALARFLTVTEDKARAIAQTDNLFAD